In a genomic window of Thermosynechococcus sp. CL-1:
- a CDS encoding spore coat U domain-containing protein, translating to MTFSFLLKRILLSLFLAAAGGVLPLLMAQRAKAQTSPQTANIQIQAKVNPACKITGTQNINFGTYSPLGAHATTPLDAQGKVSVQCLPKTQATIKLSQGNNSASGSSCASPKRQMASGTARLPYGVYKDSAATGIWGCDATNDVEYTAPNALPKDFTIYGRIPAGNSLPAGILNQLTPGTYSDTVQVIVSF from the coding sequence ATGACTTTCTCATTCCTGCTCAAACGGATTCTTCTCAGTCTATTTCTTGCCGCTGCGGGGGGAGTGTTGCCTCTATTAATGGCACAGAGGGCAAAAGCCCAAACTTCGCCCCAAACAGCTAACATTCAGATTCAAGCAAAAGTCAACCCAGCTTGCAAAATTACGGGTACTCAAAATATCAACTTTGGCACCTATTCTCCATTGGGTGCCCACGCAACAACGCCCCTAGATGCCCAAGGCAAAGTCAGCGTTCAGTGTTTACCCAAGACCCAAGCAACTATCAAACTGAGCCAAGGAAATAATTCTGCATCAGGGTCTTCCTGCGCCAGTCCCAAGCGCCAGATGGCCAGTGGTACCGCCCGTCTTCCCTATGGAGTATACAAAGATTCTGCAGCAACGGGGATTTGGGGATGCGATGCCACTAATGATGTCGAGTACACTGCACCTAATGCCTTGCCCAAAGACTTCACCATCTACGGCCGGATTCCAGCAGGAAACAGCCTACCCGCAGGCATCTTGAATCAACTGACACCGGGAACGTATAGTGACACAGTTCAGGTCATTGTCTCGTTCTAA
- a CDS encoding spore coat U domain-containing protein — MTAASGLLPLLTAQRAHAQTSPQTSNINVQATVKAACVIKGVQDINFGTYDPLGTHYTQALDAQGQVSVQCLPGTQATIRLNQGSYPAALSSCLVPLRRMASGSARLPYFLYRDSSYSPLDIWGCNFLNDVDYSATNASVKDIIVYGRIPSGQALALLGTLNQLTPGTYTDTVQIIVSF; from the coding sequence TTGACTGCTGCCAGTGGTCTATTGCCACTCCTAACGGCTCAGCGCGCCCATGCTCAAACTTCACCTCAAACCAGTAACATCAACGTTCAGGCGACGGTGAAGGCAGCCTGTGTGATTAAGGGCGTTCAGGATATTAACTTTGGCACCTATGATCCCCTCGGTACCCACTACACCCAAGCGCTAGATGCCCAAGGTCAGGTGAGTGTGCAATGCTTACCGGGCACCCAAGCAACCATTCGGCTGAATCAGGGGAGTTATCCTGCTGCTTTGTCCAGTTGTCTTGTACCGCTGCGGCGTATGGCTTCTGGCTCTGCTCGCCTTCCTTATTTTTTGTATCGGGATAGTTCTTACTCCCCTCTTGACATTTGGGGCTGTAACTTCCTGAATGATGTGGACTACAGTGCGACCAATGCTAGCGTCAAAGACATTATCGTGTACGGTCGCATCCCATCGGGTCAAGCTCTTGCACTTTTAGGGACTCTGAATCAACTGACACCGGGTACTTATACCGATACGGTTCAGATTATTGTTTCTTTCTAA
- a CDS encoding sulfate/molybdate ABC transporter ATP-binding protein, with translation MGITIENVSKSFGSFQAVKQVDLDIASGSLVALLGPSGSGKSTLLRLIAGLEMPDTGRILLTGKDATYQSVQERNIGFVFQHYALFKHMTVRQNIAFGLELRKVPRAKIKARVEELLELVQLGGLGDRYPSQLSGGQRQRVALARALAVEPKVLLLDEPFGALDAKVRKELRAWLRHLHDDVHVTTVFVTHDQEEAMEVADQIVVMNKGQVEQVGTPAEIYDHPASPFVMSFIGPVNVLRSRVFQQSEGTAAHCDIFLRPRDIIIETSPNGNTVSARIHRIIHLGWEIQVELRLDDGQELMAHLSRERFDELRLEPQQQVFIKPREAKSFPLYYSI, from the coding sequence ATGGGCATCACTATTGAAAACGTTTCTAAGTCCTTTGGCTCCTTTCAAGCGGTCAAGCAGGTGGATTTGGATATTGCCAGTGGCTCTTTGGTGGCGCTGTTGGGGCCTTCAGGTTCCGGCAAATCAACCTTACTGCGGCTGATTGCGGGTTTAGAGATGCCCGACACTGGCCGAATTCTGCTCACGGGCAAGGACGCCACCTATCAAAGTGTCCAAGAACGTAATATTGGCTTCGTCTTTCAGCACTATGCCCTTTTTAAGCACATGACTGTGCGCCAAAATATCGCCTTTGGCCTAGAGCTGCGCAAGGTGCCCCGTGCCAAGATCAAAGCTCGGGTTGAGGAGTTGCTCGAGTTGGTGCAGTTGGGTGGCTTGGGCGATCGCTACCCCTCTCAGCTCTCTGGGGGACAACGCCAGCGGGTGGCTCTTGCCCGTGCCCTTGCCGTAGAACCCAAGGTGCTATTGCTGGATGAACCCTTTGGTGCCCTCGATGCCAAGGTACGTAAGGAACTGCGAGCATGGCTACGCCACCTCCACGATGATGTCCATGTGACAACGGTCTTCGTGACCCATGACCAAGAGGAGGCTATGGAAGTCGCGGATCAAATTGTTGTCATGAACAAAGGCCAAGTGGAGCAGGTGGGCACCCCCGCTGAAATTTACGACCATCCCGCTAGCCCCTTTGTGATGAGCTTTATTGGCCCTGTGAACGTCTTGCGCTCCCGCGTCTTTCAGCAAAGCGAAGGCACGGCTGCCCACTGCGATATTTTTCTGCGCCCGCGCGACATCATCATTGAGACGAGTCCCAATGGTAACACCGTCTCAGCTCGCATTCACCGCATCATTCACTTGGGTTGGGAAATTCAGGTGGAACTGCGCCTAGATGATGGACAGGAGCTGATGGCTCACCTATCGCGAGAGCGATTTGACGAGCTGCGCCTTGAACCCCAACAGCAGGTCTTTATTAAGCCAAGGGAGGCAAAGTCCTTTCCCCTTTACTACAGTATTTAG
- a CDS encoding HAD family hydrolase: MPRILPSLLALDFDGVLCNGLREYFQTSWQVYQQVWPEQPLVLSLEELERQFGQLRPVITVGWEMPLLLRAIVEGTSTQEILQNWPKVRDRLLATYHLTATDLGERVDGLRDRWIATDWQSWLALHDFYDGVVAALQRWQTQGQPLAIVTTKEQRFVTYLLEQAGISFPPRAIYGKDQQQPKPVILEALQSTYGAPLWFVEDRLGALLQVAATPELEETELFLATWGYTTAGDRAQAEAHPRIHLLSREQFCEFPHWLCP; this comes from the coding sequence ATGCCAAGAATATTACCTTCATTACTGGCCTTAGATTTTGATGGCGTCCTCTGCAACGGCCTGCGAGAATATTTTCAAACCAGTTGGCAGGTGTATCAGCAGGTGTGGCCTGAGCAGCCCCTTGTGCTTTCCCTAGAGGAACTAGAAAGGCAATTTGGTCAATTGCGCCCTGTGATTACGGTGGGTTGGGAAATGCCGCTCCTGTTGCGAGCAATTGTTGAAGGCACCTCTACTCAAGAGATTCTCCAAAACTGGCCAAAGGTGCGCGATCGCCTACTTGCTACCTACCATCTCACTGCCACCGATTTGGGAGAACGAGTGGACGGCCTGCGCGATCGCTGGATTGCAACGGACTGGCAAAGCTGGCTGGCGCTCCATGACTTTTATGACGGTGTCGTAGCCGCTTTGCAACGCTGGCAGACTCAAGGTCAACCCCTCGCCATTGTCACCACCAAGGAGCAGCGCTTTGTTACGTATTTGCTAGAGCAAGCGGGCATCTCCTTTCCCCCAAGGGCGATCTATGGCAAAGACCAACAGCAGCCAAAACCTGTGATTCTTGAGGCGCTGCAGTCAACCTATGGTGCTCCCCTGTGGTTTGTTGAGGATCGCCTCGGGGCACTGTTACAGGTTGCGGCTACACCGGAACTAGAGGAAACAGAACTCTTCTTGGCGACATGGGGCTATACCACTGCTGGCGATCGCGCCCAAGCCGAGGCACATCCGCGCATCCATCTCCTCAGCCGAGAACAATTTTGTGAATTTCCCCACTGGCTTTGCCCCTAA
- a CDS encoding PspA/IM30 family protein encodes MGLLDRVGMVIRSNLNAIVSAAEDPEKILEQTIIDMNADLVKLRQAVAQAIAAQKRLEQQYAQNLKDSQQWEERARLALSRGDEALALEALNRKKTAADTAAALKAQVDQMAVQVKTLKDNLTALESKISEAKTKKEMLKARVRAAKASEQIHQAVSKVGTSNAMAAFERMEDKVLQMEARSQAIAELSGDTLESKFQALQSSANKQDVEFELLEMKRQMGLLPDASSAGTLPQTSSGSSQLNININVSTPEVQDAPRPSSSSQSKSIDDDMAELRRLLDS; translated from the coding sequence ATGGGTTTACTTGATCGTGTCGGCATGGTGATTCGCTCTAATCTCAATGCCATTGTCAGTGCTGCTGAAGATCCAGAAAAAATCCTTGAGCAAACGATTATTGATATGAATGCCGACTTGGTGAAGTTACGCCAAGCCGTTGCTCAAGCCATTGCTGCTCAGAAACGACTAGAGCAGCAGTACGCCCAAAATCTTAAGGATTCCCAACAGTGGGAAGAGCGGGCACGCCTTGCCCTCAGTAGAGGAGATGAAGCCCTCGCGTTGGAAGCCTTGAACCGTAAGAAAACTGCCGCAGATACCGCTGCCGCCCTTAAAGCCCAAGTGGATCAAATGGCAGTCCAAGTAAAAACCCTTAAGGACAACTTGACCGCCCTTGAAAGCAAAATTTCTGAGGCGAAAACGAAGAAGGAAATGCTCAAAGCGCGTGTCCGGGCAGCCAAAGCCTCTGAGCAGATTCATCAAGCGGTCAGCAAGGTGGGCACCTCCAATGCGATGGCGGCATTTGAGCGTATGGAAGATAAAGTCCTGCAAATGGAAGCCCGCTCCCAAGCGATCGCTGAACTGAGTGGCGATACTCTCGAAAGTAAATTCCAAGCGCTCCAAAGCAGCGCCAACAAACAGGATGTGGAATTTGAACTGCTGGAAATGAAGCGGCAGATGGGCTTGTTGCCCGATGCTTCCTCCGCGGGGACACTCCCCCAGACCTCCAGTGGCAGCAGTCAGTTAAATATTAATATCAACGTCTCTACTCCCGAAGTGCAGGACGCACCACGCCCCAGTTCATCCTCTCAGAGTAAATCTATTGATGACGATATGGCAGAACTCCGCCGGCTATTGGATAGCTAG
- the fabI gene encoding enoyl-ACP reductase FabI: protein MLLDLSGKRALVTGIANNRSIAWGIAQQLHAAGAELAVTYLPDERGKLKQKVEELTAPLDPKLLLPLDVQQPQQIDEAFAAIASTWGGLDILIHCLAFAQKEDLSGDFSAVSLEGFNLALDISAYSLISLSRAAKPLMTNGGSIITLTYLGGVRVVPNYNVMGIAKAALEMNVRYLAAELGPQKIRVNGISAGPIRTLASSAVGGILDMIHHVEATAPLRRTVTQTEVGNTAAFLASDLASGITGQILYVDSGYCIMGM from the coding sequence ATGCTCCTAGACCTATCGGGAAAACGCGCCCTTGTGACCGGCATTGCCAATAATCGCTCCATTGCTTGGGGGATTGCCCAACAGCTCCATGCAGCAGGTGCTGAACTGGCAGTGACGTATCTTCCCGACGAGCGGGGAAAGCTGAAGCAAAAGGTCGAGGAACTGACTGCTCCTTTAGACCCCAAACTGCTTTTACCCCTAGATGTGCAGCAACCTCAACAAATTGACGAAGCCTTTGCTGCCATTGCCTCTACTTGGGGTGGCTTAGATATTTTGATTCACTGTTTGGCCTTTGCCCAAAAAGAAGATCTCAGTGGTGACTTTTCCGCCGTCTCCCTTGAAGGCTTTAATCTCGCTCTCGACATCAGTGCCTACTCCCTGATCTCTCTCAGCCGTGCCGCTAAACCATTGATGACCAACGGCGGGTCAATCATTACCCTGACTTATTTGGGGGGTGTGCGGGTTGTGCCGAACTACAATGTCATGGGGATTGCCAAGGCAGCCCTAGAAATGAATGTGCGCTACCTCGCGGCAGAATTGGGGCCTCAGAAGATCCGTGTCAATGGTATCTCCGCTGGTCCAATTCGCACCTTGGCCTCCTCAGCAGTAGGGGGCATTCTCGATATGATCCACCATGTGGAAGCCACGGCTCCGTTGCGGCGCACGGTGACCCAAACAGAGGTGGGCAACACAGCAGCTTTTCTTGCCAGCGATCTAGCCAGTGGCATCACTGGTCAAATTCTTTATGTGGATTCGGGCTACTGCATCATGGGGATGTAG
- a CDS encoding aromatic ring-hydroxylating dioxygenase subunit alpha, translating to MNSSSTSFSLHEGSSFLRNIWYYGLPAADLKPGRCQAKVLLGEPILFCRTTSGKPFALRNLCPHRGIPLHYGHFDGEEVECPYHGWRFNAHGHCTLIPSLTSDSDVDLKHFGVLSYPVREVQGNLWIFFPANERDVSEPTLEVPLVPGFSAETQPQAVQKFIFPGHLDQVFINFMDPSHAPFVHGAWWWRKRGKLFEKAKTFDPSPYGFTMRRHPLLRKSWAHHILGGHPEVEIIYRLPGIRIETNYSDRHTFCFLITLTPINDQETELTATYYWTFPWLAPLKPLLAPLAREFLNQDLRIVAKQSEGLKYKPPLTLIKEADYQAKWYYQLKREYEKATQEGREFVNPLKTQVLRWR from the coding sequence ATGAACTCCAGCAGCACTTCATTCTCCCTCCATGAGGGTAGTAGTTTCTTACGCAATATCTGGTACTATGGCCTGCCAGCCGCTGACCTCAAGCCGGGTCGCTGCCAAGCCAAGGTGCTTTTAGGGGAGCCTATTCTCTTCTGCCGTACCACTTCAGGCAAGCCCTTTGCGCTGCGCAATCTCTGCCCTCACCGTGGCATTCCCCTACACTATGGTCACTTTGATGGGGAAGAGGTGGAGTGCCCCTACCACGGCTGGCGCTTCAATGCCCACGGCCACTGTACGCTGATTCCCTCCCTGACCAGTGATAGTGATGTGGATCTCAAGCACTTTGGTGTGTTGAGTTATCCCGTACGCGAGGTGCAGGGCAATCTCTGGATTTTTTTCCCAGCCAATGAGCGTGATGTCAGTGAACCGACCCTAGAGGTGCCCCTTGTGCCCGGATTTAGCGCCGAGACCCAACCTCAAGCGGTGCAAAAATTCATCTTTCCGGGACATTTGGATCAGGTGTTTATTAACTTTATGGATCCCTCCCATGCGCCCTTTGTCCATGGGGCGTGGTGGTGGCGCAAGCGGGGCAAGCTCTTTGAGAAGGCAAAAACCTTTGATCCGTCGCCCTATGGCTTTACCATGCGCCGCCATCCCCTGTTGCGCAAGTCGTGGGCACACCATATTTTAGGTGGCCATCCTGAGGTGGAAATTATCTATCGGCTGCCGGGGATTCGCATCGAAACCAACTATAGCGATCGCCACACCTTTTGTTTTCTGATTACCCTCACCCCCATCAACGATCAGGAAACTGAACTCACCGCCACCTACTACTGGACCTTTCCATGGCTCGCCCCCCTGAAACCCTTACTGGCTCCCTTAGCGCGGGAATTTCTCAACCAAGATTTGCGCATTGTGGCCAAGCAAAGCGAAGGCCTAAAGTACAAGCCACCGTTGACGCTTATCAAAGAGGCCGATTACCAAGCTAAATGGTATTACCAGCTTAAGCGGGAGTACGAGAAAGCCACCCAAGAGGGACGGGAATTTGTCAACCCCTTGAAAACCCAAGTCCTACGCTGGCGCTAA
- a CDS encoding photosynthesis system II assembly factor Ycf48, translating to MKGIKFLHWLLVTVVLWMSLSTSALAIPALDYNPWEAIQLPTTSTILDMSFIDRNHGWLVGANATLMETRDGGQTWEPRTLVLDNPDYRFNSVSFQGNEGWIVGEPPIMLHTTDGGQSWSQIPLNPKLPGSPRLIKALGNGAAEMMTDVGAIYRTKDSGKNWQALVQEAIGVMRNLNRSPSGEYVAVSSRGSFYSTWQPGQTAWQPHNRTTSRRVHNMGFTPDGRLWMIVNGGKIAFSDPDNSENWGELLSPLRRNSVGFLDLAYRTPNEVWLAGGAGVLLCSQDGGQTWQQDVDVKKVPSNFYKILFFSPDQGFIIGQKGILLRYVTDLTAASA from the coding sequence ATGAAAGGAATCAAGTTCCTGCATTGGCTACTGGTGACCGTTGTCCTCTGGATGAGCCTGAGTACCTCTGCCCTTGCCATCCCCGCCTTGGACTACAACCCTTGGGAAGCCATCCAACTACCAACCACCTCAACCATTCTCGATATGAGCTTTATTGACCGTAATCACGGTTGGTTGGTGGGTGCCAATGCCACACTGATGGAAACTCGCGACGGTGGTCAAACTTGGGAACCCCGTACGCTGGTTTTAGATAATCCCGACTATCGCTTCAACAGCGTTAGCTTCCAAGGGAACGAGGGCTGGATTGTCGGTGAGCCACCCATTATGCTGCACACGACCGATGGTGGCCAATCTTGGAGTCAAATTCCCCTCAATCCCAAGCTCCCCGGCTCACCCCGCCTGATCAAAGCCCTCGGCAATGGCGCTGCAGAAATGATGACCGATGTAGGCGCCATTTACCGTACCAAAGACAGCGGCAAAAACTGGCAAGCACTAGTCCAAGAAGCCATTGGGGTCATGCGCAACCTCAACCGTTCGCCCTCTGGTGAGTATGTGGCTGTCTCCTCGCGGGGGAGCTTTTACTCCACGTGGCAGCCGGGACAAACGGCTTGGCAACCCCACAATCGCACCACCTCGCGCCGTGTCCACAATATGGGCTTTACCCCGGATGGTCGGCTCTGGATGATTGTCAATGGCGGTAAAATTGCCTTCTCTGATCCAGACAATTCCGAAAACTGGGGAGAACTGCTGAGTCCCCTGCGTCGCAATAGTGTTGGCTTCCTTGATCTGGCCTATCGCACACCCAATGAAGTATGGCTAGCAGGGGGTGCTGGGGTACTGCTCTGTAGCCAAGATGGTGGCCAAACGTGGCAGCAGGATGTGGACGTGAAAAAAGTCCCCTCCAACTTTTATAAAATTCTCTTCTTTAGTCCTGATCAAGGGTTCATCATTGGCCAGAAGGGGATCTTGCTGCGGTATGTGACTGACTTGACGGCTGCTTCGGCGTAA
- a CDS encoding rubredoxin, with the protein MTAETPDVAPLDRFECRACGYIYEPSKGDENRSIPPGTAFADLPVNWRCPVCSAPKKQFSNIGPVGSPSGFKENLNYGLGVNRLTPGQKNILIFGGLALAVLFLLSFYNVR; encoded by the coding sequence ATGACCGCCGAAACCCCTGATGTTGCGCCCTTAGATCGGTTTGAGTGCCGTGCCTGCGGCTACATCTATGAACCCTCAAAGGGAGACGAAAATCGCTCGATTCCGCCGGGGACAGCCTTTGCTGATCTCCCCGTAAACTGGCGGTGTCCAGTGTGCAGTGCTCCGAAAAAGCAATTTAGCAACATTGGACCTGTGGGATCCCCCTCAGGCTTCAAGGAAAATCTGAACTACGGCTTGGGTGTGAATCGCCTCACCCCCGGCCAAAAAAATATCCTCATTTTTGGTGGTCTTGCCCTTGCCGTTCTTTTTCTACTGAGTTTCTATAATGTTCGCTAA
- the sfsA gene encoding DNA/RNA nuclease SfsA — protein sequence MTPTLCWHYPPLQAGILCRRYQRFFAEIELTSGDRITAHCPNTGPMTGICQVGAPVQVSYHADPKRKLAYTWEMIFVDGTWVGVNTSLPNRVIASALAAGILPELAGYGTQQREVAYGQERSRIDFYLADHPQQPPAYVEVKNTTWAQGGLALFPDTVTMRGQKHLRELQWLRQTQPDTRVCMLYFINRGDCDRFAPGDSADPTYGQLLRAAYNQGVEILPYRFAIEPTGIQFLGTAKLVL from the coding sequence GTGACTCCCACATTGTGTTGGCACTATCCACCGCTCCAAGCAGGAATTCTCTGTCGGCGCTATCAGCGATTTTTTGCGGAGATTGAGTTGACCTCTGGCGATCGCATCACAGCCCACTGCCCGAATACAGGGCCGATGACAGGAATCTGCCAAGTGGGTGCCCCCGTTCAAGTCTCCTACCATGCAGATCCCAAGCGCAAGCTGGCCTATACGTGGGAAATGATTTTCGTTGATGGCACGTGGGTGGGGGTAAATACGAGTTTGCCGAATCGGGTGATTGCTTCCGCATTGGCGGCAGGCATCCTACCGGAACTAGCTGGGTACGGCACTCAGCAGCGAGAGGTGGCCTATGGTCAAGAGCGCAGCCGCATTGACTTTTACTTGGCGGATCATCCCCAACAGCCCCCTGCCTATGTTGAGGTGAAAAATACCACTTGGGCGCAAGGGGGGTTAGCCCTGTTTCCTGATACGGTGACCATGCGAGGTCAAAAGCATCTGCGGGAACTGCAATGGCTACGGCAAACCCAACCTGACACTCGTGTGTGTATGCTCTACTTTATTAATCGCGGTGATTGCGATCGCTTTGCGCCGGGAGACAGTGCCGATCCCACCTATGGACAACTCTTACGCGCCGCCTACAACCAAGGGGTGGAAATTTTGCCCTATCGTTTTGCCATTGAGCCAACGGGCATTCAGTTTTTGGGAACGGCCAAGCTGGTACTCTAG
- a CDS encoding VOC family protein → MVFLHVAINVTDLERAAAFYEGLLGLTPVDRPLKFPGRWYQIGTVQIHLIPAEQVVDPCQDQRWGRNPHFALGVTDLASLEQRLVAAQIPLQRSASGRTAIFVADPDGNLIELSQVS, encoded by the coding sequence ATGGTCTTTCTCCACGTTGCTATTAACGTCACGGATTTGGAGCGAGCTGCGGCCTTCTATGAAGGGTTGCTGGGTCTTACCCCCGTCGATCGCCCCCTGAAATTCCCCGGCCGCTGGTATCAAATCGGTACGGTGCAAATTCATCTCATCCCAGCGGAGCAGGTGGTTGATCCCTGTCAAGATCAGCGGTGGGGACGTAACCCCCACTTTGCCCTTGGCGTAACTGATTTAGCCAGTCTCGAACAACGCCTAGTGGCAGCCCAAATTCCCTTGCAGCGCAGTGCCTCAGGACGAACCGCAATCTTTGTCGCAGATCCCGATGGCAATCTGATTGAACTTAGCCAAGTGTCCTAG
- a CDS encoding phycobiliprotein lyase: MDIRDFFAQSAGRWFSQRTSHHLAFKQTESGKSQLTIELLSVDDPAVIALCQQYDMDPAWAVCGARVSWDGTMEWDSEKHEGSTVLVPIMDQGSRMEGKLLREMGYAEKAPVAGRFSMGSDGALTLITEYETMYSEERLWFASPNLRLRTSILKRFGGFSMASFCSEIRLGVTQPANS; the protein is encoded by the coding sequence ATGGACATCCGCGACTTTTTTGCCCAAAGTGCTGGCCGCTGGTTTTCCCAACGTACCAGTCATCACTTGGCCTTTAAGCAAACTGAGTCAGGCAAGTCTCAGTTAACCATTGAATTACTGTCTGTGGATGATCCTGCGGTCATTGCCCTGTGTCAGCAATATGACATGGATCCCGCTTGGGCAGTGTGCGGTGCACGGGTCAGTTGGGACGGCACGATGGAATGGGACAGCGAGAAGCACGAAGGCTCAACGGTACTGGTGCCGATCATGGATCAGGGGTCACGGATGGAAGGCAAGCTCCTGCGGGAAATGGGCTATGCCGAAAAAGCACCGGTTGCCGGTCGCTTCAGTATGGGCAGTGATGGTGCCCTAACACTGATTACCGAATACGAAACCATGTACTCTGAAGAGCGCCTTTGGTTTGCCAGCCCCAATCTACGCCTGCGCACTAGTATTCTCAAGCGCTTTGGTGGCTTTAGTATGGCCTCCTTTTGCTCAGAAATTCGCTTAGGGGTGACGCAACCCGCCAATTCCTGA
- a CDS encoding DUF2605 domain-containing protein produces the protein MLHSNLPEPQLLKVLLEPLLEDFQYWFTRSRSLLQTEVIPFLNVAEQQALLERVETALNDVIATQSLFRATDGQVGVDTQVLMQWHTLLMECWQVAHHYRLSKSCDT, from the coding sequence ATGCTGCACTCAAATTTACCTGAACCTCAACTGCTTAAGGTCTTGCTGGAGCCGCTACTCGAAGATTTTCAGTACTGGTTCACGCGATCGCGATCGCTCTTGCAGACAGAAGTGATTCCCTTCTTGAACGTGGCGGAACAGCAGGCACTCCTTGAACGGGTGGAGACGGCCCTCAATGATGTGATTGCTACCCAAAGCCTCTTTCGGGCAACGGACGGCCAAGTGGGGGTTGATACACAGGTACTGATGCAGTGGCATACGCTCTTGATGGAGTGCTGGCAGGTTGCCCACCACTATCGCTTATCCAAATCTTGTGACACTTAA
- a CDS encoding DUF2973 domain-containing protein has product MLQLIYIVAFTVLALLAMANLIRSLLTLGIESQRQFSPPRVTHPELLDSDGHVIDEPLLVMRSLSVEDARAQLDAIYRESPSYGDDARGETQA; this is encoded by the coding sequence ATGTTGCAGTTGATCTATATTGTTGCCTTTACGGTCTTGGCACTACTGGCCATGGCTAATCTGATTCGCAGTTTGTTGACCCTCGGCATTGAATCACAACGCCAATTTTCACCGCCACGGGTGACCCATCCCGAACTGTTAGATAGCGATGGCCATGTGATTGATGAACCCCTGTTGGTGATGCGCTCTCTCAGTGTGGAGGATGCCCGTGCCCAACTGGATGCGATCTACCGCGAATCCCCCAGCTACGGTGACGACGCCCGTGGAGAAACCCAAGCCTAA
- a CDS encoding GTPase family protein, producing MTTPVEKPKPKFLGSYGQFLSRWFQVDATALAEVLARARQELAATEVLLIGKPQSGKSSIVRAMTGADASIVGAGFRPHTRQTQRYDYPTAELPLLTFTDTVGLGETPEQTAEVVAELDHLLQQSQRARVIILTVKVTDFAGDRLHQVAKALKKAHPEIPFILAITCLHELYPPNQENHPPYPPEIPEVNLAIAGLKERFADISDRVIPLDFTLEEDGYTPAFYGFETLAATLEAVLPKAEAQLLRELIAQSHLSDQLAPLYRQVGRRYIAPFAVMAGTLAAVPLPFATMPVLVGVQVVMVVLLGQLYGQTLSPSQAGGILTTIGGGFVARLVGQQLIKLIPGLGSVLSASWAAAYTWALGEAACVYFGDVMGGKTPDPQRIQQVLQETLATAHLRLRQSES from the coding sequence GTGACGACGCCCGTGGAGAAACCCAAGCCTAAATTCTTAGGCTCCTATGGGCAGTTCCTGAGCCGCTGGTTTCAGGTGGATGCAACGGCACTGGCGGAGGTCTTGGCTAGGGCACGGCAGGAATTAGCGGCGACGGAGGTCTTGCTGATTGGCAAACCCCAATCGGGGAAAAGTTCGATTGTGCGGGCAATGACGGGTGCCGATGCCAGTATTGTCGGGGCGGGGTTTCGTCCCCATACGCGGCAAACACAGCGCTATGACTATCCCACGGCTGAACTGCCACTGCTCACCTTCACGGATACAGTGGGCTTGGGGGAAACGCCAGAGCAAACGGCTGAGGTGGTGGCGGAATTGGATCACCTGTTGCAGCAAAGTCAACGGGCACGAGTGATTATTTTGACGGTCAAGGTAACGGATTTTGCGGGCGATCGCCTGCACCAAGTGGCAAAGGCACTGAAGAAGGCTCATCCAGAGATTCCGTTTATTTTGGCCATTACCTGTCTGCACGAGCTGTATCCCCCCAACCAAGAAAATCATCCCCCCTATCCCCCAGAGATTCCTGAGGTTAATTTGGCGATCGCTGGCCTGAAGGAACGCTTTGCTGACATTAGCGATCGCGTCATTCCCCTTGACTTTACGTTGGAGGAAGACGGCTACACCCCTGCTTTTTATGGCTTTGAGACCCTTGCTGCAACTCTAGAGGCGGTGCTGCCGAAAGCAGAAGCCCAACTGCTCCGCGAGCTGATCGCCCAATCCCATCTCAGTGATCAATTGGCTCCCCTCTATCGTCAGGTGGGGCGGCGCTACATTGCCCCCTTTGCAGTGATGGCGGGAACCTTGGCGGCAGTGCCTTTGCCCTTTGCCACGATGCCAGTCCTTGTGGGGGTGCAGGTGGTGATGGTGGTGCTGCTGGGGCAGTTGTACGGTCAGACCCTTTCGCCTTCCCAAGCCGGGGGCATCTTGACCACAATTGGCGGCGGATTTGTGGCGCGGTTGGTGGGGCAACAGTTGATTAAATTGATTCCGGGTTTGGGATCGGTGCTCTCTGCCTCTTGGGCGGCGGCCTATACTTGGGCCTTGGGGGAAGCCGCCTGTGTCTATTTTGGCGACGTGATGGGGGGCAAAACTCCCGATCCGCAGCGCATTCAGCAGGTACTCCAAGAAACATTGGCAACCGCACATTTACGCTTGCGCCAAAGCGAGTCCTAA